Proteins found in one Maridesulfovibrio sp. genomic segment:
- a CDS encoding F0F1 ATP synthase subunit A, giving the protein MEISPDHIIYLSFGFFKLNATIIFTWVVMALLAGFSWFVTRKVTSQARISDQQNLLEVLVGGLLTQIKDATNQQPEKFLPLLGTLFIFILVSNLLSAVPGFKPPTGSLSTTTAFSLIVFFSVPYYGIKQNGLRNYLKSYVQPSPFMLPFNVIGEISRTFALAVRLFGNILSGTMMGAILLVIMPLFVPVIMQMLGLLIGVVQAYIFTVLAAVFIAAGMEVQDG; this is encoded by the coding sequence ATGGAAATAAGCCCGGACCATATCATCTATCTCAGCTTTGGATTCTTTAAGCTGAACGCCACCATCATTTTTACATGGGTGGTCATGGCTCTGCTTGCGGGATTTTCATGGTTTGTAACCCGTAAAGTTACATCACAGGCGCGGATTTCGGATCAGCAGAATCTGCTGGAAGTTTTGGTGGGAGGACTCCTTACCCAGATTAAGGACGCAACAAATCAGCAGCCGGAAAAATTCCTTCCGCTCCTTGGAACACTTTTTATATTTATTCTCGTCTCGAACCTGCTTTCCGCAGTGCCGGGATTCAAGCCTCCGACCGGCTCACTTTCCACTACCACCGCGTTTAGCCTGATCGTATTTTTTTCTGTTCCCTATTATGGGATTAAGCAGAACGGCTTGCGTAATTACCTTAAAAGTTATGTGCAACCTTCGCCTTTCATGCTACCTTTCAACGTAATTGGTGAAATAAGCAGGACGTTTGCTTTGGCCGTCCGTCTTTTCGGGAATATTCTCAGTGGTACGATGATGGGAGCCATTCTGCTGGTTATCATGCCACTGTTTGTTCCGGTGATCATGCAGATGCTGGGACTTTTGATCGGTGTGGTCCAGGCTTATATTTTTACTGTGCTTGCGGCGGTGTTTATTGCCGCAGGTATGGAAGTGCAAGATGGCTGA
- a CDS encoding ATP synthase subunit I codes for MSGSVRIQNHRKEMMIVNSFMIISAAFCVGLFLSVIHFGGLWLTVRTLPRCERPKLFFWSSYLGRYGITLWGFTQVLNFGALPFVSSFLGFYLLRTYLLADHCGVGILEFFKMKRVEWK; via the coding sequence ATGAGTGGGAGTGTAAGGATTCAAAATCACAGGAAGGAAATGATGATCGTAAATAGTTTTATGATAATCTCCGCCGCGTTCTGTGTCGGTCTGTTTCTATCCGTAATTCATTTCGGAGGACTGTGGCTGACAGTGCGAACGCTGCCCCGATGTGAACGTCCAAAACTATTTTTCTGGTCCAGCTATCTGGGCCGATACGGAATTACCCTTTGGGGTTTTACACAGGTTTTGAATTTTGGTGCTTTGCCGTTTGTGTCCTCCTTCTTAGGATTTTATTTATTGCGGACTTATCTGCTGGCAGATCATTGCGGTGTAGGCATATTGGAGTTTTTTAAGATGAAGAGGGTTGAATGGAAATAA
- a CDS encoding AtpZ/AtpI family protein — protein sequence MSERKSDEFCKSVRMKEQRKIRAGQKGTVGMWSAFGSMGAVGWLVALPAVLGSLLGAWMDHSWPAEISWTMTMLGAGLALGCLCAGIWMNREKNKIIKERDEWECKDSKSQEGNDDRK from the coding sequence ATGAGTGAACGTAAATCCGATGAATTCTGCAAATCAGTGCGTATGAAAGAACAGCGCAAAATCCGTGCAGGTCAGAAAGGTACCGTCGGCATGTGGTCTGCTTTCGGGTCAATGGGAGCCGTTGGGTGGCTGGTGGCATTACCAGCCGTGCTGGGAAGCCTTTTGGGCGCATGGATGGATCACAGCTGGCCTGCTGAAATAAGCTGGACAATGACCATGCTCGGAGCCGGATTGGCCTTGGGATGCCTCTGTGCCGGAATATGGATGAATCGGGAGAAAAATAAAATCATTAAAGAACGCGATGAGTGGGAGTGTAAGGATTCAAAATCACAGGAAGGAAATGATGATCGTAAATAG
- a CDS encoding F0F1 ATP synthase subunit epsilon has protein sequence MELRILVPAGLFLDVSVDKITAESTQGGFCLLPNHIDIASALVPGLFTYVVEGEEHHLALNGGALVKKGNAVRVSSRAAVAGQLGELEIEVMRMQDEASEADKSARSAVAKLEAGFVRTLIEVETI, from the coding sequence ATGGAGCTTCGGATTTTGGTACCAGCCGGTCTGTTTCTGGATGTTTCAGTTGATAAAATTACGGCTGAAAGTACTCAGGGCGGCTTTTGCCTGCTTCCCAACCATATAGATATCGCTTCGGCCCTTGTGCCGGGTTTATTTACTTATGTTGTCGAGGGGGAGGAACATCATCTGGCATTGAACGGAGGGGCTCTGGTCAAGAAAGGGAATGCTGTGCGTGTTTCTTCGAGAGCGGCTGTTGCCGGACAGTTGGGGGAATTGGAGATTGAGGTTATGCGTATGCAGGATGAAGCATCGGAAGCGGATAAGTCCGCCCGTAGTGCGGTCGCGAAGCTTGAAGCCGGGTTTGTGCGTACTTTGATTGAAGTGGAGACCATATGA
- the atpD gene encoding F0F1 ATP synthase subunit beta, whose amino-acid sequence MDYKYSGEVVSIRGSVVDVRFAEEIPPLLSIMSSGGEKAVQLEIADHLDMTTVRAIAMTPTGGLARGDVVYCDGEPLSTPVGEKLLGRVLNVFGEPVDGRDLPADLEFRSIHNQPMKLSQRVVSEEIFTTGIKVVDLLMPLEKGGKAGLFGGAGVGKTVLITELINNMVGAHSGTSIFCGIGERCREGEELYREMGEAGVLDNTVMVFGQMNEPPGARFRTGHTALTIAEYFRDELEKDVLLLIDNIFRFIQAGMELSGLLGRLPSRMGYQPTLGSDLAELQERISSSRTGAITSIQAVYVPADDLTDPAATHTFSHLSSSVVLSRKRAGEGFYPAVDPLESRSMMLSPAIVGQLHYDVAREVRRTLAQYEDLKDIIAMLGLEELSREDRKIVSRARRLERFMTQPFNTTKHFTGMDGRIVSLEDTVRGCERILNDEFPDASERDFYMIGSIEEVG is encoded by the coding sequence ATGGATTACAAGTATTCCGGTGAAGTTGTTTCGATTCGTGGAAGTGTGGTGGATGTGCGCTTTGCTGAAGAAATTCCCCCTTTGCTTTCCATTATGAGTTCCGGCGGAGAAAAAGCAGTGCAGCTGGAGATTGCCGATCATCTTGATATGACCACCGTGCGCGCCATCGCCATGACCCCGACCGGCGGATTGGCCCGTGGAGATGTTGTCTATTGCGATGGAGAGCCGCTGAGCACTCCGGTAGGTGAAAAGTTGCTGGGCCGGGTGCTGAATGTTTTCGGCGAACCGGTTGACGGCAGGGACCTGCCCGCAGATTTGGAATTCCGCTCCATACATAATCAGCCCATGAAGCTTTCCCAGCGTGTTGTATCCGAGGAGATCTTTACCACCGGGATCAAGGTAGTCGACCTGCTTATGCCTCTTGAAAAAGGGGGGAAAGCCGGACTGTTCGGAGGCGCCGGAGTTGGAAAGACCGTGTTGATAACCGAGCTTATCAACAACATGGTGGGTGCTCATAGCGGGACCAGCATTTTTTGCGGGATAGGGGAGCGTTGCCGTGAGGGTGAGGAACTTTATCGTGAGATGGGAGAAGCCGGGGTTCTCGATAATACTGTCATGGTCTTCGGACAGATGAACGAGCCGCCGGGGGCGCGGTTCCGCACCGGGCATACAGCTCTGACCATTGCCGAGTATTTCCGGGATGAACTGGAGAAGGACGTCCTTTTACTGATCGACAATATTTTCCGTTTCATTCAGGCCGGGATGGAGCTTTCCGGTCTGCTGGGCCGTTTGCCGTCACGCATGGGCTACCAGCCTACACTCGGTTCCGATCTTGCGGAATTGCAGGAACGTATTTCTTCAAGCCGTACCGGTGCTATTACATCTATTCAGGCTGTATATGTGCCTGCCGATGACCTGACCGATCCCGCGGCGACCCATACATTTTCGCATTTATCATCTTCCGTTGTTCTTTCCCGTAAGCGCGCGGGGGAAGGTTTTTACCCGGCTGTTGATCCTCTGGAATCACGTTCCATGATGCTGTCGCCCGCTATTGTGGGACAGCTTCATTATGATGTTGCCCGTGAAGTTCGCCGCACTCTGGCTCAATATGAAGATTTAAAGGACATTATCGCCATGCTCGGTCTTGAAGAGCTTTCCCGCGAGGACCGTAAAATTGTTTCCCGGGCGCGCAGACTGGAGCGGTTCATGACTCAGCCTTTTAATACAACCAAGCATTTTACCGGCATGGATGGCCGGATCGTTTCACTTGAAGATACGGTTCGCGGTTGTGAAAGGATACTGAATGATGAATTCCCGGATGCATCAGAGCGGGATTTTTACATGATCGGTTCTATTGAGGAGGTTGGTTGA
- the map gene encoding type I methionyl aminopeptidase has protein sequence MIIKNKKQIDLMREAGILLHKAHMVAKDMCEAGVTTEAINAEVEKFITSNNAVPLFKGVPGKVPFPAGCCMSINEAIVHGIPSARKLENGDILSIDIGVKLNGWCSDCACTHAIGEIDEEKQKLMDVTEECLRIAIKRIKPGIKWSKIAKEMAKYARNAGFSVVESLVGHGIGEGLWESPQVPNYHSRLVNDFKLKQGLVIAVEPMINAGVKTTETLKDHWTIVTKDGKPSAHFEHTIAVTANGSQVLTCGENGEGWAL, from the coding sequence ATGATCATAAAAAATAAGAAACAAATCGATCTCATGCGTGAGGCTGGGATACTGCTTCATAAAGCCCACATGGTGGCTAAAGATATGTGTGAAGCCGGCGTTACCACCGAAGCAATTAATGCCGAAGTTGAAAAATTCATCACTTCCAATAATGCTGTTCCGCTTTTCAAAGGCGTTCCCGGCAAGGTTCCTTTTCCCGCCGGTTGCTGCATGTCCATCAATGAAGCCATTGTGCACGGCATCCCTTCCGCCAGAAAACTTGAAAACGGTGATATCCTCAGCATCGATATCGGTGTCAAACTGAACGGCTGGTGTTCGGACTGCGCCTGCACCCACGCCATCGGTGAAATTGACGAAGAAAAGCAAAAGCTGATGGACGTTACCGAAGAGTGCCTCCGCATTGCCATCAAAAGAATCAAGCCCGGAATCAAGTGGAGCAAAATCGCCAAGGAAATGGCTAAATATGCCCGCAATGCAGGTTTTTCCGTTGTTGAATCACTGGTCGGGCACGGCATTGGTGAAGGACTCTGGGAATCACCGCAGGTGCCGAACTACCACAGCAGACTGGTTAATGATTTCAAGCTCAAACAAGGGCTGGTAATTGCGGTTGAGCCCATGATCAACGCAGGTGTAAAAACCACTGAAACACTCAAGGATCACTGGACCATCGTAACTAAAGACGGAAAGCCCTCTGCTCATTTTGAGCACACTATCGCCGTAACGGCCAATGGTTCTCAGGTGCTCACTTGCGGTGAGAACGGTGAAGGCTGGGCATTATAG
- the recQ gene encoding DNA helicase RecQ codes for MTVPRTPLDVLQTTYGYESFRGLQEDVINRIMNGGNAVVFMPTGGGKSACYQIPAILRPGVGIVISPLIALMRDQVAALQQMGVRAACLNSSVQPSEANHIIHELHSGNMDLLYVAPERLAQPGFLDMLSGIKVSIIAIDEAHCVAQWGHDFRPDYLRLSVFAEMFPSVPRMALTATADGPTRKEILHRLSFSEDDIFATGFDRPNIRYTVVPKESEKSQLLNFIKNDHFSECGIVYRMSRKKVESTAAWLCKQGINALPYHAGLDAQTREANQARFMSEDGIVMVATIAFGMGIDKPDVRYVAHLDLPKTIEAYYQETGRAGRDGLPAEAWMSVGIQDIGFLKRMIMSGNAPDDRKALELRKLNALLAYCESPGCLRQSLLSYFGEDMEKPCGNCFTCIHPPSTFDGTIPAQKALSNIYRTEQLFGANYLIDILLGKENKRISAQGHNTLSTYGIGKEFNSDEWLSIHRQLVSQGLVDVDMEGYGSLKLNAKSWEVLRQKRNVALRKDPVLGKTKTRRAKKKLIIGDANSPSLSTPEAQELLESLRSLRSTLAKEQHVPAYTIFADKTLLELGCYRPRTTGELYAVSGLGDQKIFRYGAAIVEVLLAHEEKHGRPSDLFPIPEDKIKEAPSSKPKKEGPVVSASAQETLELFEELMDVEKVAETRNIKSATIYAHLTSCIAAGKVDVSDVLDLSASELECLKDTLAFYKEEGLMQLTPIFNGLYGNYSYEVLRMIRAGQ; via the coding sequence ATGACAGTTCCCCGCACTCCCTTAGACGTCCTGCAAACAACCTACGGTTATGAATCATTCCGTGGGTTGCAGGAGGACGTAATCAACCGCATCATGAACGGCGGCAATGCAGTTGTTTTCATGCCCACCGGGGGCGGCAAATCCGCCTGTTATCAGATTCCGGCCATTCTGCGTCCGGGAGTCGGTATCGTCATATCCCCGCTGATCGCCCTTATGCGTGATCAGGTCGCGGCTCTGCAACAGATGGGAGTGCGCGCAGCCTGTCTGAATTCTTCGGTACAACCATCCGAGGCCAATCACATTATCCATGAACTGCACAGCGGAAACATGGACCTGCTCTATGTTGCTCCGGAACGACTGGCCCAGCCCGGTTTTCTGGATATGCTGAGCGGAATCAAAGTCAGCATCATCGCCATTGATGAAGCGCATTGCGTTGCTCAGTGGGGGCATGATTTCCGGCCGGATTATCTACGGCTTTCAGTATTTGCGGAAATGTTCCCATCCGTGCCGCGCATGGCCCTTACCGCCACCGCCGACGGCCCCACCCGCAAGGAAATACTGCACCGTTTGTCCTTCAGCGAGGATGACATTTTCGCCACCGGATTCGACCGTCCGAACATCCGCTATACCGTTGTGCCCAAGGAGAGTGAAAAGAGCCAGTTGCTCAACTTCATCAAGAATGACCATTTTTCCGAATGCGGTATCGTTTACCGCATGAGCCGTAAAAAAGTGGAATCAACTGCTGCATGGCTCTGTAAACAGGGCATCAACGCCTTGCCCTACCATGCCGGACTTGATGCTCAAACCAGAGAAGCCAATCAGGCCCGCTTTATGTCCGAAGATGGGATTGTCATGGTCGCGACCATTGCCTTCGGAATGGGTATCGACAAACCGGATGTCCGCTACGTAGCGCATCTGGATCTGCCCAAGACCATTGAAGCCTATTATCAGGAGACAGGCCGTGCAGGGCGAGACGGTCTGCCCGCCGAAGCGTGGATGTCCGTAGGGATTCAGGACATAGGTTTCCTGAAACGGATGATTATGTCCGGCAATGCACCGGATGACCGTAAAGCACTTGAACTTCGTAAGCTGAACGCCCTGCTCGCCTATTGCGAATCTCCGGGCTGCCTGCGCCAGTCTTTGCTATCATATTTCGGTGAGGATATGGAAAAACCGTGTGGCAACTGTTTTACCTGCATCCATCCGCCATCCACTTTTGACGGAACGATTCCCGCCCAAAAGGCACTTTCCAATATTTACCGCACAGAGCAGCTTTTCGGAGCCAATTACCTTATTGATATCCTGCTGGGTAAAGAAAACAAACGCATTTCAGCTCAGGGTCATAACACCTTAAGCACATACGGTATCGGTAAAGAATTTAATTCCGATGAATGGCTCTCCATCCATCGTCAGCTTGTTTCCCAAGGGCTGGTTGATGTCGATATGGAAGGTTACGGATCGCTTAAACTAAACGCTAAAAGCTGGGAAGTTCTGCGCCAGAAACGTAATGTGGCCCTGCGTAAAGATCCGGTACTGGGCAAGACCAAGACCCGCCGGGCTAAAAAGAAATTGATTATCGGCGATGCGAACAGCCCCTCACTTTCCACTCCCGAAGCACAAGAGCTGCTGGAGTCACTGCGTTCGCTGCGCAGCACTCTGGCCAAGGAACAGCATGTTCCGGCCTATACTATTTTCGCGGACAAAACACTTCTGGAACTGGGCTGTTACCGACCCCGCACTACTGGGGAACTGTATGCGGTCAGCGGTCTTGGAGACCAGAAAATTTTCCGCTACGGCGCAGCTATAGTTGAAGTCCTGCTGGCACATGAAGAAAAACACGGCAGGCCGAGTGACCTTTTTCCCATCCCGGAAGATAAAATCAAGGAAGCGCCTTCATCCAAGCCCAAGAAAGAAGGCCCCGTAGTTTCCGCATCCGCGCAGGAAACACTTGAACTGTTTGAAGAATTAATGGACGTTGAAAAAGTTGCCGAGACCCGCAATATTAAATCAGCAACCATCTACGCCCACCTCACTTCCTGCATCGCGGCAGGCAAGGTAGATGTTAGCGACGTATTAGATTTAAGCGCTTCAGAACTGGAATGCCTTAAGGATACCCTTGCATTTTACAAGGAAGAAGGTCTCATGCAGCTCACCCCGATATTTAACGGACTATACGGCAATTATTCATATGAAGTTCTGCGTATGATCCGGGCCGGCCAATAA